The Apteryx mantelli isolate bAptMan1 chromosome Z, bAptMan1.hap1, whole genome shotgun sequence genome has a segment encoding these proteins:
- the NIPSNAP3A gene encoding protein NipSnap homolog 3A encodes MLLLGALRRPLAASAARLARERARARPQVYASLATGPRQDNGIFYEIRTYDIKPSKMKEFVEMINQHIHLRTAHSELVGFWTAELGAMNKAVHIWKYDNFAHRTAVRTAIANDKDWQGKFISPALAIVEKQHNEIAYLVPWCQLGKPPKEGGVYEWVTFQMKPGGPALWGEAFRAAINAHINTGYTKLIGVFHTEYGLLNTVHVVWWNESPDNRAAGRHKAHEDARVVAAVRESVRFLESQQNMLLVPLPCSPLK; translated from the exons atgctgctcttgggggcgctccgccggcccctggccgcctccgccgcccgcctGGCCCGCGAGcgggcccgcgcccgcccgcag GTATATGCATCCCTTGCTACAGGGCCCAGACAAGATAATGGCATTTTCTACGAAATTCGCACCTATGACATTAAGCCGTCGAAGATGAAGGAGTTTGTGGAGATGATCAATCAGCACATTCACCTTCGCACAGCCCATTCTGAGCTGGTGGGATTCTGGACTGCGGAGCTGGGGGCAATGAATAAGGCTGTCCATATCTGGAAGTATG ATAATTTTGCCCACAGAACAGCAGTCCGGACTGCAATAGCCAATGACAAAGATTGGCAGGGAAAGTTCATCTCTCCAGCTCTTGCCATTGTAGAAAAACAACATAATGAAATTGCTTATCTGGTACCCTGGTGTCAACTTGGGAAGCCTCCAAAAGAAGGGG GAGTATATGAATGGGTTACTTTTCAGATGAAACCTGGTGGACCAGCTCTGTGGGGTGAAGCCTTTCGAGCTGCAATAAATGCTCACATCAACACAGGCTACACTAAGCTGATCGGTGTTTTCCACACAGAATATGGATTACTTAATACAG TCCATGTGGTCTGGTGGAATGAGAGTCCAGACAACCGGGCAGCAGGAAGGCACAAAGCCCATGAAGATGCCAGAGTGGTAGCAGCTG TGCGGGAAAGTGTCAGATTCTTGGAGTCCCAGCAAAATATGCTGCTGGTTCCTCTGCCGTGTTCACCACTGAAGTAG